DNA from Streptomyces sp. NBC_01260:
GTCCGACCCGAACATGATCGAGGAGATCATCGAGGCCGTCTCCATCCCGGTCATGGCGAAGTCCCGCATCGGACACTTCGTCGAGGCCCAGGTCCTGCAGTCCCTCGGCGTCGACTACATCGACGAGTCCGAGGTGCTCACCCCGGCCGACGAGGTCAACCACAGCGACAAGTTCGCCTTCACCACCCCGTTCGTCTGCGGCGCCACCAACCTGGGCGAGGCCCTGCGCCGCATCGCCGAGGGCGCGGCCATGATCCGCTCGAAGGGCGAGGCCGGCACCGGCAACGTCGTCGAGGCCGTCCGGCACCTGCGCCAGATCAAGAACGAGATCGCCCGGCTGCGCGGCTACGACAACAACGAGCTGTACGCCGCCGCCAAGGACCTCCGCGCCCCGTACGAGCTGGTCAAGGAGGTCGCCGAGCTCGGCAAGCTGCCCGTCGTCCTGTTCTCCGCGGGCGGCGTCGCCACCCCCGCCGACGCCGCGCTGATGCGTCAGCTGGGCGCCGAGGGCGTCTTCGTCGGCTCCGGCATCTTCAAGTCCGGCGACCCGGCCAAGCGCGCCGCCGCCATCGTGAAGGCCACCACGTTCTTCGACGACCCGAAGATCATCGCGGACGCCTCCCGCAACCTGGGCGAGGCCATGGTCGGCATCAACTGCGACACCCTGCCCGAGACCGAGCGCTACGCCAACCGCGGCTGGTAGTCACTGATGAGCGACACCCCTGTGATCGGAGTCCTGGCTCTCCAGGGCGACGTACGGGAACACCTGATCGCCCTGGCCTCGGCGGACGCCCTGGCCAGGCCGGTTCGGCGGCCCGAGGAACTCGCCGAGGTCGACGGCCTGGTCGTGCCCGGCGGCGAGTCCACCACGATGTCCAAACTGGCAGCCCTGTTCGGGATGCTGGAACCGTTGCGCGAGCGGGTGGCCGCCGGGATGCCGGTCTACGGCACCTGCGCCGGAATGATCCTGCTCGCCGACAAGATCCTCGACCCGCGCTCGGGCCAGGAGACCATAGGCGGCATCGACATGATCGTGCGCCGTAACGCTTTCGGGCGGCAGAACGAGTCGTTCGAGGCGGCCGTGAATGTCGCCGGGATCGAGGGCGGTCCGGTCGAGGGCGTCTTCATCCGGGCCCCCTGGGTCGAATCCGTGGGTGCGCAGGCCCGGGTCATCGCCGAGCACGGCGGCCATATCGTGGCGGTACGGCAGGGAAACGCCCTTGCCACGTCATTCCATCCCGAACTGACCGGGGACCACCGGCTTCACGCCTACTTCGTCGACATGGTGCGCGCACTGGGCTGACTCGATCCCGGTAGGATCTCTCGGGTTCGTACGGAATTTGGTGACGCGAAGGAGAAGGCAGATGTCCGGCCACTCTAAATGGGCTACGACGAAGCACAAGAAGGCCGTGATTGACGCCAAGCGCGGCAAGCTCTTCGCGAAGCTGATCAAGAACATCGAGGTCGCGGCCCGCACCGGCGGTGTGGATCCCGAGGGCAACCCGACCCTTGTGGACGCGATCCAGAAGGCGAAGAAGAGCTCGGTCCCGAACAAGAACATCGACTCCGCGGTCAAGCGCGGTGGCGGGCTCGAAGCGGGCGGCGTCGACTACCAGACGATCATGTACGAGGGCTACGGCCCCAACGGTGTCGCGGTGCTCATCGAGTGCCTCACCGACAACCGCAACCGCGCCGCGTCCGACGTACGCGTCGCCATGACGCGCAACGGCGGCTCGATGGCCGACCCGGGCTCGGTCTCGTACCTGTTCAACCGCAAGGGCGTCGTCATCGTCCCCAAGGGTGAGCTGTCCGAGGACGATGTGCTGGGCGCGGTCCTCGACGCGGGTGCCGAGGAGGTCAACGACCTCGGCGAGAGCTACGAGGTCGTCAGCGAGGCCACCGACATGGTCGCGGTCCGCACCGCGCTCCAGGAGGCGGGCATCGACTACGACTCGGCCGAGGCCAACTTCCTGCCCACCATGCAGGTCGACCTCGACGAGGAGGGCGCCCGCAAGATCTTCAAACTGATCGACGCGCTGGAGGACAGCGACGACGTGCAGAACGTCTTCGCCAACTTCGACGTATCGGACGAGGTCATGGAGAAGGTCGACGCCTGAGCGGTTGTCGGTCGACCGGCGCAGCTTTCCGTGGAAGGGCCGACGGGGACACACCCCGTCGGCCCGTCGCATTGTCAGTGCGAGCCGATAGCCTGCGGGAACAGTTGACCGATCGGCAGGGAGGGGGCGACCCATGCGGGTACTCGGTGTGGACCCCGGGCTGACCCGGTGCGGCGTCGGAGTCGTCGAAGGCGTCGCGGGCCGTCCCCTGACGATGCTCGGCGTCGGAGTCGTGCGCACACCGGCCGACGCGGAGCTCGGACACCGGCTGGTGGCCATCGAGCGCGGCATCGAGGAGTGGCTCGAAGAGCACCGGCCCGAATGCGTCGCCGTCGAGCGGGTGTTCGCCCAGCACAACGTCCGTACGGTGATGGGCACGGCCCAGGCCAGTGCGGTCGCCATGCTCTGCGCGTCCCGCCGCGGCATCCCGGTGGCCCTGCACACGCCCAGCGAGGTCAAGGCCGCCGTCACCGGCAGCGGCCGCGCGGACAAGGCGCAGATCGGGGCCATGGTCACCCGGCTCCTGCGGCTGGACGCCCCGCCGAAACCGGCCGACGCCGCCGACGCGCTCGCCCTCGCCATCTGTCACATCTGGCGCGCCCCGGCGGTCAACCGCCTCCAGCAGGCGCACGCGGCCGCAGCGGCCGCGGCCCGTACCCCGCGCGTTCCGCGCACCGCAGCAGCTCCCGTCCGGAAGGTCCCCCGATGATCGCCTTCGTCAGCGGCCCCGTGGCCGCTCTCGCCCCGACCACGGCCGTGATCGAGGTCGGCGGCATCGGCATGGCCGTCCAGTGCGCGCCGAACACCCTCGCCGGTCTCCGTATCGGCAAGGAGGCCAGGCTGGCCACCTCCCTCGTCGTACGGGAGGACTCGCTCACGCTCTACGGCTTCGCGGACGACGACGAGCGGCAGACCTTCGAGCTGCTCCAGACCGCGAGCGGGGTCGGACCCCGGCTCGCCCAGGCCATGCTCGCCACGCACAGCCCGGACGCCCTGCGCATCGCCGTGTCCACCGGGGACGAGAAGGCGCTCACCGCGGTCTCCGGCATCGGCAAGAAGGGCGCGCAGAAGCTCCTGCTCGAACTCAAGGACCGGCTCGGCGAGCCGGTCGGCGCCCACATCGGTCAGCAGGGCATCGGCACCGCTGTCTCCTCCACCTGGCGCGACCAGCTGCAGGCCGCCCTGATCGGCCTCGGCTACGCGACGCGCGAGGCGGACGAGGCGGTGTCCGCCGTGGCCCCGCAGGCGGAGGCCGCCATCGCTGAGGGCGCGCAGCCGCCGGTGCCGCAGCTGCTGCGCGCCGCCCTGCAGACCCTCAACCGGGCGCGCTGAGCGAGCCCGGAGGGCACCCTTCTCCACCCCGGACCGGGCACCGCACGGCCCGGCACCGAAACACCCGAGGCGGGACTGACGAGATGAACTGGGACGAGACCGGACCCGACACCGACGAGCTGCTCGACGAGCGGCTCGTCGACGCCGGCGCGGACGGCGAGGACACCGCCGTGGAGGCGGCACTGCGCCCCAAGGACCTCGACGAGTTCGTCGGCCAGGAGACGGTCCGCGAACAGCTCGACCTGGTCCTCAAGGCGGCCCGCGCCCGTGGCGCCACCGCCGATCACGTGCTGCTCTCCGGCGCCCCGGGCCTGGGCAAGACGACCCTCTCCATGATCATCGCGGCTGAGATGAACGCCCCGATCCGGATTACCTCCGGCCCCGCCATCCAGCACGCGGGCGATCTGGCGGCGATCCTGTCCTCGCTCCAGGAGGGCGAGGTCCTCTTCCTCGACGAGATCCACCGCATGTCCCGGCCCGCCGAGGAAATGCTCTACATGGCGATGGAGGACTTCCGGGTCGACGTGATCGTCGGCAAGGGGCCGGGGGCCACCGCCATCCCGCTGGAGCTGCCGCCCTTCACCCTGGTCGGCGCCACGACCAGGGCAGGGCTTCTGCCGCCCCCGCTGCGCGACCGCTTCGGCTTCACCGGGCACATGGAGTTCTACACGCCCGTCGAACTGGAAAGGGTGATCCACCGCTCGGCCCGCCTCCTCGACGTCGCGATAGACGTCGAGGGCGCCGCGGAGATCGCCGGCCGCTCCCGCGGCACGCCCCGTATCGCCAACCGGCTGCTGCGCCGCGTCCGGGACTACGCCCAGGTCAAGGCCGACGGCAGGATCGACCGGGACGTCGCCGCCGCGGCCCTCCAGGTGTACGAGGTCGACGCCCGCGGTCTCGACCGGCTGGACCGGGCGGTGCTCGGCGCACTGATAAAGCTCTTCGGCGGCGGCCCGGTCGGCCTGTCAACCCTCGCGGTCGCCGTGGGGGAGGAGCGCGAGACGGTCGAGGAGGTCGCCGAGCCCTTCCTGGTGCGGGAAGGGCTCCTGGCCAGGACGCCGCGCGGGCGGGTCGCCACACCGGCTGCCTGGGCCCACCTCGGGCTGGTTCCTCCGCAGCAAGGCGGAATGGGACAACAGGGCCTGTTCGGGGCGTGACACATCACAGGTTGGCCCGCAGAGGAACCCGGGTGCCATGCTGGACGTTGTTCCATCGATGCGGACTCGCTTAGACTCCGCCGATGCCGTCCTCAAAGGTCGGTGTACCCACCCCCGTAGACCAGGCCGCCTTCCAGCGCGGTCGTGCGAAGGAAACTCGTCCCGTGAATCCCGTGACTCTCCTCCCCTTCATCGTGCTCATCGGGGCCATGTTCCTGATGACGCGGTCCGCCAAGAAGAAGCAGGCGGCGGCTGCGAACATGCGCAATGAAATGCAGCCCGGTACCGGCGTCCGGACGATCGGGGGCATGTACGCCACCGTCAAGGAGCTTCACGACGACTCGGTCCTCCTTGAGATTGCTCCCGGCGTCCACGCCGTCTACGCCAAGAACTCCATCGGTGCCGTCCTCGACGACGCGGAGTACAACCGCATCGTCCACGGTGACGAGGAGGAGGAGCTCGACGTCGACGGCGCGGTCGTGCCCGACGACGCCTCCTCGCTGACCGAGCTCGACGACGCCACCGACGAGGACACCTCGGACGTCGCGAAGATCGATCTGGGCAAGAAGGCCGAGGCGGACGACACCGAGGCGGACGACACCGAGCCGGCCGACACGCCGACCGACAAGAAGTCCGACGGCAAGTCCGACGGCGAGGCCGAAGCGAAGTAGCACACGACCCGGGGATGCCGTGAGCCCACAGGCATCCGGCTGTCCCCGGACCGTGCGGTCTTCTGCGGGGGCGGGTCCCCACTACACTTCGTGGCCGCTTGGGCGCGTACCCGGCGCGGGGCGGTTGGACAGGGAGAAACGAAAAGGTGGCAGCACCGAAGAAGGGCCGAGGGCCGGCCGGCGGTCAGGGCAGGCCGGGGCGTGCCCTGGCTCTGATCCTGATCGCCATGGTCGCGCTCACCGGCGGGATGTTCCTGGCCGATCAGCCGACGCCGCGACTCGGCATCGACCTGGCGGGTGGCACGTCCATCACGCTGGAGGCGAAGGCCGAGCCCGGCCAGGAGTCGTCGATCAACAAGACCAACATGGACACGGCGGTCCAGATCATGGAACGCCGCGTCAACGGTCTTGGCGTGTCTGAGGCCGAGGTCCAGACACAGGGCAAGAGCAACATCATCGTCAACATCCCCAAGGGCACGAACTCCGCCCAGGCCCGGGAGCAGGTCGGTACGACGGCCAAGCTCTACTTCCGGCCGGTGCTGACCGTCGCCCAGGGCACGCCCACCCCGGCACCCAGCGCCTCGTCCTCCGGCAAGGCCAGCCCGTCGGGATCGCCGAGCTCCTCCGCCTCCGACAAGGCGTCGAGCCCGTCCACGAAGCCGAACCCGAGCGCCACCACCCAGGGCCGCGCGGTCACCGGCGCCCTGAAGGCCGACTCCACGCCCACGCCGAACGCCAGCGGGACGCCCAAGGCGAGCGGCACCCCCACCGCGTCCCCCGAGGAGCAGGCGGCGGCCGCCAAGCTGCAGAAGCAGTTCGAGGCGCTCGACTGCTCCACCAAGGCCGGCCGCTCCAAGGCGGCCCAGGGCTCCAAGGCCACCGACACGGTGGTCGCCTGTGAGCAGGACGGCAGCGCCAAGTACGTGCTCGGCCCGGCCGAGGTCGACGGCACGGACGTGAAGACCGCGAAGGCGGCCATCAACCAGAACAACGGTCAGTGGATCGTTCAGATGGGGTTCACCGGCGGCGGCGCCAAGAAGTTCCAGAAGATCACGGGCACGCTCGCCCAGCAGCAGTCCCCGCAGAACCAGTTCGCCATCGCGCTCGACGGCGAAGTGGTCTCGGCGCCCTCCGTGAGCCAGGCGCTGAGCGCCGACGCCGAGATCTCCGGCAGCTTCACCCAGCAGTCCGCTGAGGACCTGGCCAACGTCCTGTCCTACGGTGCGCTGCCGCTCTCCTTCAAGGAGCAGAGCGTCACCACCGTCACCGCCGCACTCGGCGGGGAGCAGCTCAAGGCGGGCCTGATCGCCGGCGCCATCGGCCTGGCCCTGGTCGTCATCTACCTGGTGGCCTACTACCGCGGGCTGGCGCTCATCGCGCTCCTCAGCCTCCTGGTCTCCGGCATCCTGACGTACACGATCATGGCGCTGCTCGGCCCGGCCATCGGATTCGCGCTGAACCTGCCCGCTGTCTGCGGCGCCATCGTGGCGATCGGAATCACCGCGGACTCGTTCATCGTGTACTTCGAACGCATCCGTGACGAGATCCGCGAGGGCCGTACGCTCCGTCCCGCCGTCGAGCGGGCCTGGCCGCGCGCCCGGCGCACCATCCTGGTCTCCGACTTCGTGTCGTTCCTGGCCGCGGCGGTGCTGTTCGTCGTCACTGTCGGAAAGGTCCAGGGCTTCGCGTTCACGCTGGGTCTCACCACCCTGCTCGACGTGGTCGTGGTGTTCCTCTTCACCAAGCCGGTCATGACGCTGATGGCCCGCAAACCGTTCTTCGCGAGCGGTCACCCGTGGTCCGGACTGGACCCGAAGCGGCTCGGCGCCAAGCCGCCGCTGCGTCGTTCGCGCCGTGTCAACGCCCCCACCGACCCGAAGGAGGCGTGAGATGTCGCGACTCGGCAATCTCGGCGCCCGTCTCTACCGCGGCGAGGTCGGCTACGACTTCATCGGCAACCGCAAGATCTGGTACGGCATCTCGATCCTGATCACCATCACGGCCATCGTCGGCCTGGCGGTCAGCGGCCTGAACATGGGCATCGAGTTCAAGGGCGGTGCCGTCTTCACCACCCCGAAGACGAGCGTCTCCGTCGACAAGGCGGAAGAGCTGGCATCGACGTCCTCGGGCCACCAGGCCATCGTCCAGAAGCTGGGCAACGGCGGCCTGCGCATCCAGATCACCGAGGTCGACACCTCGAAGTCCGACGAGATCAAGGGCGAGCTCTCCAAGGGGCTCAGCGTCCCCGCGGAGAAGATCGCCGCCGACCTGGTCGGCCCCAGCTGGGGTGAGCAGATCGCCAACAAGGCCTGGACCGGCCTCGGCGTCTTCATGGTCCTCGTGGTGATCTACCTGGCCATCGCCTTCGAGTGGCGGATGGCCATCGCGGCCCTGGTCGCACTGATCCACGACATCACCATCACGGTCGGCGTCTACGCCCTGGTCGGCTTCGAGGTCACCCCGGGCACCGTGATCGGTCTGCTGACGATTCTCGGTTACTCCCTCTACGACACGGTCGTCGTCTTCGACAGCCTCAAGGAGGGCACGAAGGGGATCACCAAGCAGACCCGGTGGACGTAC
Protein-coding regions in this window:
- the pdxS gene encoding pyridoxal 5'-phosphate synthase lyase subunit PdxS, translating into MSTLPTTPQSADSPATGTARVKRGMAEQLKGGVIMDVVNAEQAKIAEDAGAVAVMALERVPADIRKDGGVARMSDPNMIEEIIEAVSIPVMAKSRIGHFVEAQVLQSLGVDYIDESEVLTPADEVNHSDKFAFTTPFVCGATNLGEALRRIAEGAAMIRSKGEAGTGNVVEAVRHLRQIKNEIARLRGYDNNELYAAAKDLRAPYELVKEVAELGKLPVVLFSAGGVATPADAALMRQLGAEGVFVGSGIFKSGDPAKRAAAIVKATTFFDDPKIIADASRNLGEAMVGINCDTLPETERYANRGW
- the pdxT gene encoding pyridoxal 5'-phosphate synthase glutaminase subunit PdxT — translated: MSDTPVIGVLALQGDVREHLIALASADALARPVRRPEELAEVDGLVVPGGESTTMSKLAALFGMLEPLRERVAAGMPVYGTCAGMILLADKILDPRSGQETIGGIDMIVRRNAFGRQNESFEAAVNVAGIEGGPVEGVFIRAPWVESVGAQARVIAEHGGHIVAVRQGNALATSFHPELTGDHRLHAYFVDMVRALG
- a CDS encoding YebC/PmpR family DNA-binding transcriptional regulator, which produces MSGHSKWATTKHKKAVIDAKRGKLFAKLIKNIEVAARTGGVDPEGNPTLVDAIQKAKKSSVPNKNIDSAVKRGGGLEAGGVDYQTIMYEGYGPNGVAVLIECLTDNRNRAASDVRVAMTRNGGSMADPGSVSYLFNRKGVVIVPKGELSEDDVLGAVLDAGAEEVNDLGESYEVVSEATDMVAVRTALQEAGIDYDSAEANFLPTMQVDLDEEGARKIFKLIDALEDSDDVQNVFANFDVSDEVMEKVDA
- the ruvC gene encoding crossover junction endodeoxyribonuclease RuvC, with protein sequence MRVLGVDPGLTRCGVGVVEGVAGRPLTMLGVGVVRTPADAELGHRLVAIERGIEEWLEEHRPECVAVERVFAQHNVRTVMGTAQASAVAMLCASRRGIPVALHTPSEVKAAVTGSGRADKAQIGAMVTRLLRLDAPPKPADAADALALAICHIWRAPAVNRLQQAHAAAAAAARTPRVPRTAAAPVRKVPR
- the ruvA gene encoding Holliday junction branch migration protein RuvA, which gives rise to MIAFVSGPVAALAPTTAVIEVGGIGMAVQCAPNTLAGLRIGKEARLATSLVVREDSLTLYGFADDDERQTFELLQTASGVGPRLAQAMLATHSPDALRIAVSTGDEKALTAVSGIGKKGAQKLLLELKDRLGEPVGAHIGQQGIGTAVSSTWRDQLQAALIGLGYATREADEAVSAVAPQAEAAIAEGAQPPVPQLLRAALQTLNRAR
- the ruvB gene encoding Holliday junction branch migration DNA helicase RuvB, whose product is MNWDETGPDTDELLDERLVDAGADGEDTAVEAALRPKDLDEFVGQETVREQLDLVLKAARARGATADHVLLSGAPGLGKTTLSMIIAAEMNAPIRITSGPAIQHAGDLAAILSSLQEGEVLFLDEIHRMSRPAEEMLYMAMEDFRVDVIVGKGPGATAIPLELPPFTLVGATTRAGLLPPPLRDRFGFTGHMEFYTPVELERVIHRSARLLDVAIDVEGAAEIAGRSRGTPRIANRLLRRVRDYAQVKADGRIDRDVAAAALQVYEVDARGLDRLDRAVLGALIKLFGGGPVGLSTLAVAVGEERETVEEVAEPFLVREGLLARTPRGRVATPAAWAHLGLVPPQQGGMGQQGLFGA
- the yajC gene encoding preprotein translocase subunit YajC — protein: MNPVTLLPFIVLIGAMFLMTRSAKKKQAAAANMRNEMQPGTGVRTIGGMYATVKELHDDSVLLEIAPGVHAVYAKNSIGAVLDDAEYNRIVHGDEEEELDVDGAVVPDDASSLTELDDATDEDTSDVAKIDLGKKAEADDTEADDTEPADTPTDKKSDGKSDGEAEAK
- the secD gene encoding protein translocase subunit SecD, which encodes MAAPKKGRGPAGGQGRPGRALALILIAMVALTGGMFLADQPTPRLGIDLAGGTSITLEAKAEPGQESSINKTNMDTAVQIMERRVNGLGVSEAEVQTQGKSNIIVNIPKGTNSAQAREQVGTTAKLYFRPVLTVAQGTPTPAPSASSSGKASPSGSPSSSASDKASSPSTKPNPSATTQGRAVTGALKADSTPTPNASGTPKASGTPTASPEEQAAAAKLQKQFEALDCSTKAGRSKAAQGSKATDTVVACEQDGSAKYVLGPAEVDGTDVKTAKAAINQNNGQWIVQMGFTGGGAKKFQKITGTLAQQQSPQNQFAIALDGEVVSAPSVSQALSADAEISGSFTQQSAEDLANVLSYGALPLSFKEQSVTTVTAALGGEQLKAGLIAGAIGLALVVIYLVAYYRGLALIALLSLLVSGILTYTIMALLGPAIGFALNLPAVCGAIVAIGITADSFIVYFERIRDEIREGRTLRPAVERAWPRARRTILVSDFVSFLAAAVLFVVTVGKVQGFAFTLGLTTLLDVVVVFLFTKPVMTLMARKPFFASGHPWSGLDPKRLGAKPPLRRSRRVNAPTDPKEA
- the secF gene encoding protein translocase subunit SecF, producing MSRLGNLGARLYRGEVGYDFIGNRKIWYGISILITITAIVGLAVSGLNMGIEFKGGAVFTTPKTSVSVDKAEELASTSSGHQAIVQKLGNGGLRIQITEVDTSKSDEIKGELSKGLSVPAEKIAADLVGPSWGEQIANKAWTGLGVFMVLVVIYLAIAFEWRMAIAALVALIHDITITVGVYALVGFEVTPGTVIGLLTILGYSLYDTVVVFDSLKEGTKGITKQTRWTYSEIANRSINGTLVRSINTTVVALLPVAGLLFIGGGVLGAGMLNDISLALFVGLAAGAYSSIFIATPLVADLKERDPQMKALKKRILAKRAAAAAKGESSEAEQADEDFPEDVAPAGAVVGQRQEPPRGHGRTPGKRR